In Patulibacter sp. SYSU D01012, a single window of DNA contains:
- a CDS encoding ATP-binding cassette domain-containing protein: MPPTLAIETAGLVKTFGDHRAVDGVDLAVPRGSVYGVLGPNGAGKTTTIRMLATLLRPDGGSARVLGHDVVADPAAVRRRISLTGQMASVDEDLTGRENLQLLGRLHGWSRRQAGRRADALLEAFGLQEAAGRLAKRYSGGMRRRLDIAASLVVPPELLFLDEPTTGLDPRSRNEVWEIVRALAARGTTVLLCTQYLDEADQLAGRIAVIDAGRVIAEGTPAQLKGSVGGSTLRVRVSDPERRAEAAGILGRGLAAEVHGDPDPSALTVAVPRPEDAAEAVAALGRAGVPVAAFGLGQPTLDEVFLALTGRPADAEHEEVAA, from the coding sequence GTGCCACCCACCCTCGCCATCGAGACCGCCGGCCTCGTCAAGACGTTCGGCGACCACCGCGCCGTCGACGGCGTCGATCTCGCCGTCCCCCGCGGCAGCGTCTACGGCGTGCTCGGCCCCAACGGCGCCGGCAAGACCACGACGATCCGGATGCTGGCCACGCTGCTGCGCCCCGACGGCGGCAGCGCCCGCGTCCTGGGGCACGACGTCGTCGCCGACCCCGCCGCGGTGCGGCGGCGGATCAGCCTGACGGGCCAGATGGCGTCCGTCGACGAGGACCTGACCGGCCGCGAGAACCTGCAGCTGCTCGGGCGCCTGCACGGCTGGTCGCGCCGGCAGGCGGGCCGACGCGCCGACGCGCTGCTCGAGGCGTTCGGGCTGCAGGAGGCCGCGGGCCGGCTGGCCAAGCGCTACTCCGGCGGCATGCGGCGCCGGCTCGACATCGCGGCGAGCCTGGTCGTGCCGCCCGAGCTGCTGTTCCTCGACGAGCCCACGACCGGCCTGGACCCGCGGTCGCGGAACGAGGTGTGGGAGATCGTCCGGGCGCTCGCGGCGCGCGGCACCACCGTCCTGCTCTGCACGCAGTACCTGGACGAGGCGGACCAGCTGGCGGGCCGGATCGCGGTCATCGACGCCGGCCGCGTGATCGCCGAGGGCACGCCCGCCCAGCTGAAGGGCTCCGTCGGCGGCAGCACCCTGCGCGTGCGGGTGAGCGACCCGGAGCGGCGCGCCGAGGCCGCCGGGATCCTCGGCCGCGGCCTGGCGGCCGAGGTGCACGGGGACCCCGATCCGTCCGCGCTGACCGTCGCGGTGCCGCGGCCCGAGGACGCGGCCGAGGCCGTCGCCGCGCTCGGCCGCGCCGGCGTGCCCGTCGCCGCGTTCGGGCTGGGTCAGCCGACGCTCGACGAGGTCTTCC